Proteins from a single region of Nitrososphaerota archaeon:
- a CDS encoding DUF559 domain-containing protein, which translates to MEPKRRDIFSPEKRSDVMSRIRGKYSRLDIRMKKILAKSGLRYQMYPNLFGKPDFLVEDRIAVFCDSSFWHGKNWGRLRRKLLLGRNSDYWVSHINANRQRDRRVTAELRKRGFKVVRFWDVDIQKTPNSVVGKLHSESELIEGHS; encoded by the coding sequence ATGGAACCGAAAAGGCGTGACATCTTCTCACCTGAAAAGCGAAGCGATGTCATGTCTAGGATAAGGGGCAAGTACAGCAGGCTGGATATTAGGATGAAGAAAATCCTCGCCAAATCGGGTTTGAGATATCAGATGTATCCGAACCTTTTCGGAAAGCCCGACTTCTTAGTGGAGGACCGAATTGCCGTCTTTTGCGATAGCAGTTTTTGGCATGGTAAGAATTGGGGCCGACTACGCCGCAAACTGCTGTTGGGTCGTAATTCCGATTATTGGGTTTCGCATATCAATGCAAACAGGCAGAGAGATCGCCGTGTAACGGCGGAGTTGAGAAAGAGAGGTTTCAAGGTAGTCAGGTTTTGGGATGTTGATATCCAGAAGACGCCGAACTCAGTAGTGGGCAAGTTACATAGCGAATCAGAGCTTATTGAGGGGCATAGTTGA
- the cas1 gene encoding CRISPR-associated endonuclease Cas1: MDYLRGHEAGYAIEYFRQIQRVSNKLGFEFRGRTSTEHNQKAPDFVNALMNYSYALLQTYVRRATNAMGLDNSIPFVHAMGNSRGLVYDLMELWRTNSDYAVIQTLEQLNAKDRNHFLTDTYEAMLSQRTISLLFMNFKLGLKLEEIIQNTRRFANFLLGRNQNMEFVLRPVKVKEAFEKDTVKEMILTKSHRELGMAKSTLWYQKKRLEETGSVRLYEKTRQFFQ, encoded by the coding sequence ATGGACTACCTCAGAGGCCACGAAGCAGGGTATGCGATTGAATACTTCAGGCAGATTCAGAGAGTGTCCAACAAGCTTGGGTTCGAGTTCAGGGGCAGAACCAGCACCGAGCACAACCAGAAAGCTCCTGACTTCGTCAACGCGCTGATGAACTACTCCTATGCCCTCCTGCAGACCTACGTCAGGCGGGCGACCAACGCCATGGGCTTGGACAACTCCATCCCCTTCGTCCACGCGATGGGGAACAGCAGGGGGCTAGTCTACGACTTGATGGAGCTGTGGCGGACCAACTCAGATTATGCGGTGATTCAGACCTTGGAACAACTCAATGCCAAGGACAGGAACCACTTCCTGACTGATACTTACGAAGCCATGTTGTCTCAGAGGACGATCAGCCTGCTCTTCATGAACTTCAAGCTCGGCCTGAAGCTAGAGGAGATCATCCAGAACACGCGGAGGTTCGCTAATTTCCTCCTAGGGAGGAACCAGAACATGGAGTTCGTGCTGAGGCCAGTCAAGGTCAAAGAGGCGTTCGAGAAGGACACTGTAAAGGAGATGATCCTCACGAAGTCGCATCGTGAGCTCGGGATGGCTAAATCCACGCTTTGGTATCAGAAGAAGCGCCTAGAGGAAACCGGGTCAGTCAGACTTTACGAGAAGACCAGGCAATTCTTCCAGTGA
- a CDS encoding CRISPR-associated endonuclease Cas1, translating to MRPLYIDTEVVSLSIKDHSLVVMDRKDEKVIEEFRPREIPYDSIVIQRGQGWISLAAINWLVVHNVSVTVLNWKGNVLAQLLPDEPTSNELRVAQYQSYLDQGKRLKIARSIIEAKEKR from the coding sequence GTGCGGCCATTATACATAGACACCGAAGTCGTCAGCCTGAGCATCAAAGATCACTCCTTGGTCGTCATGGACAGGAAGGACGAGAAGGTCATCGAGGAGTTCAGGCCGAGAGAGATCCCATACGACAGCATCGTAATTCAGCGGGGCCAGGGCTGGATTTCCTTGGCTGCAATCAACTGGCTTGTCGTCCACAACGTTAGCGTGACAGTCCTGAACTGGAAGGGGAACGTGCTGGCACAGCTTCTTCCTGACGAGCCTACCTCAAACGAGTTGAGGGTCGCACAGTATCAGAGCTACCTTGACCAGGGCAAACGCCTGAAGATCGCCAGGTCCATCATAGAAGCAAAGGAAAAGCGATAG